A region of Catenibacterium mitsuokai DNA encodes the following proteins:
- a CDS encoding helix-turn-helix domain-containing protein encodes MANKNFSKSISMLRRNNNLTMQDLAEQLGVTKSAVSMWENKGVVPREDILMSISKKYSISIDKLLGNNIEENDDTSDAKLSYLQRGLGQMDEEQLKKAENMLKLVFDDIFDDEEGDDDDDI; translated from the coding sequence ATGGCGAATAAAAATTTTAGTAAGTCAATCAGTATGTTAAGAAGAAATAACAATCTCACAATGCAAGACTTAGCAGAACAACTTGGTGTAACTAAAAGTGCTGTTAGTATGTGGGAAAATAAAGGAGTTGTTCCTAGAGAAGATATACTAATGAGTATATCGAAAAAATATAGTATATCTATTGATAAGCTTCTAGGAAATAATATTGAAGAGAATGATGATACAAGCGATGCAAAACTTTCGTATCTTCAAAGAGGTCTTGGACAAATGGATGAAGAACAGTTAAAAAAGGCTGAAAATATGCTTAAACTAGTATTCGATGATATATTTGATGATGAAGAAGGTGATGATGACGATGATATCTAA
- a CDS encoding DUF4417 domain-containing protein, with protein sequence MRFKQDLMKKLNLNILDLTNQTVTEGLLDLPVLYCDIHEYPDYIALYSQPSDYHKTMNTAVSFYDYDNKFDGPKGLYQAIYYNDVKRLNEFKDRFKDVKYFISPDYSVCGDVHNYRNYHRLGRAREVAIWLTTECNAMTIPNISYANERDLIYITDGLKNVSIVAFSTKGKINDKIDYDLLTKAVKKVVDDLPKLKAIIVYDVTVNNKQSNLIFSYAKSKGINVIIPNNMLKNRNIICSQQNTNEYA encoded by the coding sequence ATGAGATTTAAACAAGATTTAATGAAAAAGTTAAATTTAAATATTTTAGATTTAACTAATCAAACCGTAACGGAGGGCTTATTAGATCTTCCTGTACTGTATTGTGATATTCATGAATATCCTGACTATATTGCGCTTTATAGTCAACCTAGTGATTATCACAAGACAATGAATACAGCAGTATCGTTTTATGATTATGATAACAAATTTGATGGTCCTAAGGGGCTATATCAAGCAATTTATTATAACGATGTGAAACGATTAAATGAATTTAAGGATAGATTTAAAGATGTAAAATATTTTATATCACCAGATTATTCTGTTTGTGGTGATGTTCATAACTATCGCAATTATCATCGATTAGGCAGGGCTAGAGAAGTAGCAATCTGGTTAACAACAGAATGTAATGCAATGACTATTCCTAATATATCATATGCAAATGAGCGTGATTTGATTTATATTACAGATGGTTTAAAGAATGTTTCGATTGTTGCATTTAGTACAAAAGGTAAAATTAATGATAAAATCGACTATGATCTATTAACAAAAGCTGTTAAAAAAGTAGTTGATGATTTACCAAAACTAAAAGCAATCATAGTATACGACGTTACTGTTAACAATAAACAATCAAATCTAATATTCTCTTATGCTAAATCAAAAGGAATTAATGTGATTATTCCTAATAATATGCTTAAGAACAGAAATATTATTTGTAGCCAACAAAACACAAATGAATACGCATGA
- the pepF gene encoding oligoendopeptidase F — protein sequence MSETMKERKDMDPQYMWDLSTLFKNDEEWNNALPELDEMIKKLPEYQGKLNNAKTIREFFDFDTHLGRKLSDFYCYASLRNCEDTRDSDAQAMEAKAYQVYTAYATAISFAEPEILSLDEEVLKAIVHSDDLKPYAFNMQKLLDQKPHVLSAKEEALLAAFTETLGAPSKISESLQDADMTFESVTDSNGEVHELNQSNYILLQMSEDRTLRLNAFKSFYKGFKEHINTFASTYNACIKEAVAEAQVRHYDSSRAMSMAYEHVPGVVYDSLVDTVRKFMPEMYRYVRLRKQMLGLDELHYYDVYTPLVAGSSKSYTYEEAQQMVLDAVTPLGEDYVNRVKQAYKDRWIDVYPNNGKRGGAFSSGTYDSNPYILTSFTGTLDSVSTIAHEMGHSQHTWLSNHTQTPQNADYTLFVAEVASTVNENLLVEQLLQKTTEPKERLALLNHYLDGFKGTVYRQTMFAEFERDAHAMAERGEAITAASMNELYKNLIKDYFGEDLVIDDEVQYEWARIPHFYRPFYVYKYATSYCAAVALSEAILNNEEGAVKRYLEFLSMGGSAYPLDELKHAGVDFSTPEPVSRALTKFSQILDDVEETLKKL from the coding sequence ATGTCAGAAACAATGAAAGAACGTAAAGATATGGATCCACAATATATGTGGGATCTCTCAACACTTTTTAAAAACGATGAAGAATGGAATAATGCATTACCTGAACTTGATGAAATGATTAAGAAATTACCTGAATACCAGGGTAAACTCAATAATGCGAAAACAATCAGAGAATTCTTTGATTTTGATACACATCTAGGTAGAAAGTTATCTGATTTCTATTGTTATGCATCACTTAGAAATTGTGAAGATACAAGAGATAGTGATGCACAGGCAATGGAAGCAAAAGCGTATCAGGTCTATACAGCTTACGCAACGGCAATCAGCTTTGCTGAACCAGAAATCCTATCACTTGATGAAGAGGTTTTAAAAGCAATTGTACATTCAGATGATTTAAAACCGTATGCATTTAATATGCAGAAGTTATTAGATCAGAAACCTCATGTATTAAGTGCAAAAGAAGAAGCACTTCTTGCTGCTTTTACAGAAACATTAGGCGCTCCTAGTAAGATTTCTGAAAGCTTACAGGATGCTGATATGACTTTTGAATCTGTGACTGATTCAAATGGAGAAGTACATGAACTTAACCAGTCTAACTATATTCTTTTACAGATGAGTGAAGACCGTACACTTAGATTAAATGCCTTTAAATCTTTCTATAAAGGATTCAAGGAACATATTAATACCTTTGCCTCTACATACAATGCATGTATTAAAGAAGCAGTAGCAGAAGCACAGGTGAGACACTATGATTCTTCAAGAGCTATGAGCATGGCTTATGAACATGTGCCAGGTGTTGTTTATGATAGTCTAGTTGATACAGTGAGAAAGTTCATGCCTGAAATGTATCGTTATGTACGCTTAAGAAAACAGATGCTTGGTTTAGATGAACTCCATTATTATGATGTTTATACACCTTTAGTTGCTGGATCATCTAAGTCATATACTTATGAAGAAGCACAGCAGATGGTCCTAGATGCAGTCACACCACTTGGTGAAGATTATGTGAATAGAGTAAAACAGGCATATAAGGATAGATGGATTGATGTTTATCCTAATAATGGGAAGCGTGGTGGTGCTTTCTCTAGTGGTACTTATGATTCTAACCCATACATTCTTACTAGCTTTACAGGCACATTAGATAGTGTTAGTACAATTGCCCATGAAATGGGTCATTCACAGCATACATGGCTTTCTAATCATACTCAGACACCACAGAATGCAGACTATACACTCTTTGTAGCTGAAGTGGCTTCTACAGTGAATGAAAACTTACTTGTAGAACAGTTATTACAGAAGACTACAGAACCTAAAGAACGTCTTGCTTTATTAAACCATTATCTAGATGGTTTCAAGGGCACTGTTTATCGTCAGACAATGTTTGCGGAATTTGAAAGAGATGCGCATGCCATGGCTGAAAGAGGAGAAGCCATCACTGCAGCAAGCATGAATGAATTATATAAGAACTTAATCAAGGATTATTTTGGTGAAGATCTTGTGATTGATGATGAAGTACAGTATGAATGGGCTAGAATCCCTCATTTCTACAGACCATTCTATGTATATAAGTATGCAACAAGTTATTGTGCAGCTGTTGCACTAAGTGAAGCAATTCTTAATAATGAAGAAGGTGCAGTAAAGAGATACTTAGAGTTCTTATCAATGGGTGGTAGTGCTTATCCACTAGATGAGTTAAAGCATGCAGGTGTTGATTTTAGTACACCAGAACCTGTTTCTAGAGCATTGACTAAATTTAGTCAGATTCTAGATGATGTAGAAGAAACATTAAAGAAGCTATAG
- a CDS encoding ImmA/IrrE family metallo-endopeptidase — protein sequence MISNRIQPDFKKCLEKANMILLSSREISGFPFLVKKVVKGSSNIPCKTYLKAGMYGVDMKCFGSNDAIIMDFNNGNKIIFYNESISSKSRIRFSIAHEFGHDQMHHKLNDSSNYQIQEIEANFFAAQLLMPEQIINELIKRGKRISKENLILWFGVSEQAAIKRLDTLRKIDFSKRNYDEKDMDEMIVTKYKTFIDSIAPKSFNYYDYDEEEEMQNVRNNW from the coding sequence ATGATATCTAATAGAATTCAACCTGATTTTAAAAAGTGCCTAGAGAAAGCTAATATGATATTACTTTCTTCTAGAGAGATTAGCGGATTTCCATTTCTTGTAAAAAAAGTGGTAAAAGGAAGTTCAAATATACCTTGTAAAACATATTTAAAAGCAGGAATGTATGGTGTTGATATGAAATGTTTTGGATCGAATGATGCTATTATTATGGATTTTAACAATGGCAATAAAATTATCTTCTATAATGAGTCGATTAGCTCTAAAAGTAGAATAAGATTCAGTATTGCACATGAGTTTGGGCATGACCAAATGCATCATAAATTAAATGATTCATCTAATTATCAAATTCAAGAAATTGAAGCTAATTTTTTTGCTGCCCAATTATTGATGCCAGAACAAATTATCAATGAATTAATTAAAAGAGGCAAAAGAATTTCTAAAGAGAATCTAATTTTATGGTTTGGAGTTTCTGAACAAGCAGCAATTAAAAGATTAGATACATTAAGAAAAATTGATTTTTCAAAAAGAAACTATGATGAAAAAGACATGGATGAAATGATAGTTACTAAATATAAAACATTTATTGATTCAATTGCTCCAAAAAGTTTTAATTATTATGATTACGATGAGGAAGAAGAAATGCAAAATGTTAGAAATAATTGGTAA
- the tpiA gene encoding triose-phosphate isomerase, which produces MRKPIIVGNWKMNHGIAETKEFVAAVDGKVTDKADWGIATPFLDLATAKEGAKNLIVAAENCHFKDNGAYTGEVSVGMLKEIGVEWVILGHSERRQYFGETDETVNLKMLQVLNNGMTPIVCVGESLEEYEAGKTHDVVKTQVVAAFKDVTAEAAERVVIAYEPIWAIGTGKTATNEIAEDVCGYIRGVVAELYGQDVAEKVRIQYGGSVKPATLKALLEQPNIDGALVGGASLQVESYVAMIEALND; this is translated from the coding sequence ATGAGAAAACCAATTATTGTAGGAAACTGGAAAATGAACCATGGCATCGCAGAAACAAAGGAATTTGTTGCTGCTGTTGATGGTAAAGTAACTGATAAAGCTGATTGGGGTATTGCTACTCCTTTCTTAGATTTAGCAACTGCTAAAGAAGGCGCAAAGAACTTAATCGTTGCTGCTGAAAACTGCCATTTCAAAGACAATGGTGCTTATACTGGTGAAGTAAGCGTTGGAATGTTAAAAGAAATCGGTGTTGAATGGGTTATCTTAGGACATTCTGAAAGAAGACAGTACTTCGGTGAAACTGATGAAACTGTTAACTTAAAGATGCTTCAGGTATTAAACAACGGTATGACTCCAATCGTTTGTGTTGGTGAATCTTTAGAAGAATATGAAGCTGGAAAGACTCATGATGTAGTTAAGACTCAGGTTGTTGCTGCATTCAAGGATGTTACAGCTGAAGCTGCTGAAAGAGTAGTTATCGCTTATGAACCAATCTGGGCTATCGGAACTGGTAAGACTGCAACTAATGAAATCGCAGAAGACGTTTGTGGTTACATTAGAGGTGTAGTTGCTGAACTTTATGGTCAGGACGTTGCTGAAAAAGTAAGAATTCAGTACGGAGGATCTGTAAAGCCTGCTACATTAAAAGCATTACTTGAACAGCCAAACATCGATGGTGCTTTAGTTGGTGGAGCATCATTACAGGTTGAATCATACGTAGCTATGATCGAAGCTTTAAACGACTAA